A single region of the Micropterus dolomieu isolate WLL.071019.BEF.003 ecotype Adirondacks linkage group LG18, ASM2129224v1, whole genome shotgun sequence genome encodes:
- the LOC123956965 gene encoding fidgetin-like protein 2 isoform X2 → MHWSPEHAAPLSQWPEQHLDVTSTTSPPSAHKHDPYATASRRGYAPAGYPWASDDISALTASSLLKRYAEKYSGLELSYERPSAGGYTEPGTFLKTESEPWAHGQGMECYPGLEALTGTKVGSASVGIPTTGSVTVVSNLVSEPGYSGAGPCSTPSSQEYPPAYNSTYLSSGYCPPPSAALPPAPLHSLQAAPTLVPSYSASTPIYNYPPGCYPQTSLSSGYSHPSASYLPSGISAPTPLAPRPTMVGGSYSYPSHSLGGSADPGVPLKRKAFEMAEEGQEGAEVEGTRYRKYSNGHGNSHSKGHGNGQGNGYNMSGSASDPQAYKPGKPLMSPTYGGAGDYSPPSGLAGESASGEHNFPQQRVSMKIPASHTRSEDPTGGR, encoded by the coding sequence ATGCACTGGTCTCCGGAGCACGCTGCTCCCTTATCTCAGTGGCCTGAGCAGCACCTAGACGTCACCTCTACCACCTCGCCGCCGTCTGCCCACAAACATGACCCTTATGCTACAGCTTCTCGCCGCGGCTATGCCCCTGCAGGTTATCCTTGGGCCAGTGATGACATATCAGCCCTTACTGCTTCTTCGCTGCTCAAACGCTATGCTGAGAAGTACTCAGGCTTGGAGCTGTCCTATGAACGCCCTTCTGCAGGGGGCTACACAGAGCCTGGGACTTTCCTGAAAACTGAATCTGAGCCCTGGGCTCATGGTCAGGGCATGGAGTGTTACCCTGGACTGGAGGCATTAACTGGCACCAAGGTGGGCTCTGCATCTGTGGGCATCCCTACCACAGGAAGTGTGACAGTAGTGAGTAACTTGGTCTCTGAGCCGGGCTACAGTGGTGCTGGCCCCTGCAGTACCCCATCTTCTCAGGAATACCCTCCTGCGTACAACAGCACCTATCTGTCCTCAGGATACTGCCCTCCACCCAGCGCAGCACTTCCCCCTGCTCCTCTACACTCTTTGCAGGCCGCACCTACTCTAGTGCCTAGCTACAGCGCCAGCACTCCTATCTACAACTACCCTCCAGGGTGCTACCCCCAAACCAGCCTGTCCTCTGGATACAGCCACCCCAGTGCCTCCTACCTGCCCTCTGGGATTAGTGCCCCCACCCCTCTGGCCCCTAGGCCCACCATGGTGGGGGGCAGTTACAGCTACCCATCTCACAGCCTTGGAGGGAGCGCTGATCCAGGGGTGCCACTGAAACGCAAGGCCTTTGAGATGGCAGAGGAAGGACAGGAGGGAGCAGAGGTGGAGGGGACACGCTACAGGAAGTATAGCAACGGCCATGGAAACAGTCATAGCAAAGGTCACGGCAATGGGCAGGGCAATGGTTACAATATGAGTGGCTCAGCCTCAGACCCACAGGCCTACAAACCAGGAAAGCCACTGATGTCACCCACTTATGGCGGGGCAGGGGACTACAGCCCACCATCAGGCCTAGCAGGAGAGAGTGCATCAGGGGAGCACAACTTTCCTCAGCAGAGAGTGTCTATGAAGATACCTGCATCGCACACACGATCTGAGGACCCCACTGGAGGGCGCTGA
- the LOC123956965 gene encoding fidgetin-like protein 2 isoform X1, producing MLSPVTPYSLLKMHWSPEHAAPLSQWPEQHLDVTSTTSPPSAHKHDPYATASRRGYAPAGYPWASDDISALTASSLLKRYAEKYSGLELSYERPSAGGYTEPGTFLKTESEPWAHGQGMECYPGLEALTGTKVGSASVGIPTTGSVTVVSNLVSEPGYSGAGPCSTPSSQEYPPAYNSTYLSSGYCPPPSAALPPAPLHSLQAAPTLVPSYSASTPIYNYPPGCYPQTSLSSGYSHPSASYLPSGISAPTPLAPRPTMVGGSYSYPSHSLGGSADPGVPLKRKAFEMAEEGQEGAEVEGTRYRKYSNGHGNSHSKGHGNGQGNGYNMSGSASDPQAYKPGKPLMSPTYGGAGDYSPPSGLAGESASGEHNFPQQRVSMKIPASHTRSEDPTGGR from the coding sequence GTCTGTTAAAGATGCACTGGTCTCCGGAGCACGCTGCTCCCTTATCTCAGTGGCCTGAGCAGCACCTAGACGTCACCTCTACCACCTCGCCGCCGTCTGCCCACAAACATGACCCTTATGCTACAGCTTCTCGCCGCGGCTATGCCCCTGCAGGTTATCCTTGGGCCAGTGATGACATATCAGCCCTTACTGCTTCTTCGCTGCTCAAACGCTATGCTGAGAAGTACTCAGGCTTGGAGCTGTCCTATGAACGCCCTTCTGCAGGGGGCTACACAGAGCCTGGGACTTTCCTGAAAACTGAATCTGAGCCCTGGGCTCATGGTCAGGGCATGGAGTGTTACCCTGGACTGGAGGCATTAACTGGCACCAAGGTGGGCTCTGCATCTGTGGGCATCCCTACCACAGGAAGTGTGACAGTAGTGAGTAACTTGGTCTCTGAGCCGGGCTACAGTGGTGCTGGCCCCTGCAGTACCCCATCTTCTCAGGAATACCCTCCTGCGTACAACAGCACCTATCTGTCCTCAGGATACTGCCCTCCACCCAGCGCAGCACTTCCCCCTGCTCCTCTACACTCTTTGCAGGCCGCACCTACTCTAGTGCCTAGCTACAGCGCCAGCACTCCTATCTACAACTACCCTCCAGGGTGCTACCCCCAAACCAGCCTGTCCTCTGGATACAGCCACCCCAGTGCCTCCTACCTGCCCTCTGGGATTAGTGCCCCCACCCCTCTGGCCCCTAGGCCCACCATGGTGGGGGGCAGTTACAGCTACCCATCTCACAGCCTTGGAGGGAGCGCTGATCCAGGGGTGCCACTGAAACGCAAGGCCTTTGAGATGGCAGAGGAAGGACAGGAGGGAGCAGAGGTGGAGGGGACACGCTACAGGAAGTATAGCAACGGCCATGGAAACAGTCATAGCAAAGGTCACGGCAATGGGCAGGGCAATGGTTACAATATGAGTGGCTCAGCCTCAGACCCACAGGCCTACAAACCAGGAAAGCCACTGATGTCACCCACTTATGGCGGGGCAGGGGACTACAGCCCACCATCAGGCCTAGCAGGAGAGAGTGCATCAGGGGAGCACAACTTTCCTCAGCAGAGAGTGTCTATGAAGATACCTGCATCGCACACACGATCTGAGGACCCCACTGGAGGGCGCTGA